The stretch of DNA agtgagccaagatcgcaccactgcactccagcctgggcgacagagtgagactccatctcaaaaaaaaaaaaaaaaaaaaaatggaacagtAAGACCCAAAATAATCATCATGACCATAATCATTATGCCCTTAAGTAGCTTTGAAATCATAAGAGTTTTCAACATGCCCCCAGCTTTTTACTTCATCAGGTTCACCTATGCCATCAGGGACTGTAAGAACGCATACACACACCCCTGCACACCCACTTGTCTTCCCTGGAATGACGTAGGAAGCATGCATCTGAGCTTCTTCAAGTTCCAGCCACCCCTTCAGCTGTTTGAAACTGTCCTGCAGATTCTGGGTTTCCTGAAAAAGGCTTTCAGTTGAACATTACAAGCCCCGCATCCTTACTCATCTTCAGCACACCTTGCATCTGCAGTCAGACCTTTCTGTTGGAAGCTGCTGTCTGACTTCCTGTcttttttgagtagagacagacTAATGGTTGACTCAAGTTTCTCTGTTTTGCCAAGTTGTAGCCAGCTCACCTCAGCTTTGTTTTCTAACTGCTTATCAGGGACACAGGCATACATGGAATGCCCTGAAATAAACATCACTCTAGGAATCTTCCAAGTTGTCCCTTTGGAAAGACAGCCCCACGCCCTTGCCCTGCTTCACTCCTGACTCCAGTGTCAGTTCTGGCCTCTCTTGCTACTGCCCCTTCCAGAGTTTCTTCACTTCTTTCTCaagtcccttttcttttttttttttttttttgtttctcctgtctctgtgtgtgtctgtgcacagTGTGTGTTTACTGTCACAAAGGCACATTTTCAGACCCCTACTCCTGTGGTGACGGACACCCTGAGGGTCCCCATGGCAGGACTGGCCTTTTCCCATCAAGTGAGTCCATAATGGGAAGAAGGGGATATAATCAGATGgcatccttttatttaaaaattgtaaataaattataAGGTACAGTTATTTAAATGTCCCAAGTGTTCTGTGGGATTATTTTGAGGCTTGGTAATAGATTTTAATAGGACACAGCCACGGCCCAACAGCCTAAAATAGGGAATTTTCATCTGCCCCTCCTCCTACCATTGATGTGAAAAATACATGGAGTTATttatatcagatttttaaataaacaactcaCAACTGGTATTCTGTCTTTTTTCAATATAAATAGCAACATTCCCATACCCAGGGGTGATGGAGGGTGTGATTAGAGAAGAGGACTTTCTATGTCAAAGGGGCCTCAGGACAAAGGAGAGAATAGAATGACTTTGGAGAACCTGGTGACTTCGGCTACCAGTTCTGCGCAGGCTTGTGCTCCACACATCTGCTGGGCTTAGCACTGAAACAGTTAGCTCAGCCCCTGGGAAAACGGGGAGCAAGGAACTTATTTGAGGCCTTTGGGAAGCTCCACAGCTTGGAATCCCAATCCCAGTACAAACAAGTCTGTGTTTTCTTCTCTAATAACGGCCTCATCTGTCCCTAACCCCTATCACGTCAGGCCCCCTGCACTGTGGGCATGTGGGCGGGAGCCATTCCTTATCTCTCTACTGAGCCATCTTGTTTGTCACGCTCTGGGATTGCCTattttttccttgcctttccttttctcctctttgtttttctcttgcttagCTCTCAAGCTCTCGCCTTTCCTATCAGCCTGCTGCCCTGGGCGTTGGATCAGCTGACCTGGCTTATCCAGTAGTGTTTGCTGCTGGCTTAAATGCTACACACCCTCACCAGGTATCTTTAAAGATGGGGAGGACTATGGGTTTCCAGTGCTGCCTCCCCTGCCCGGAGGCAATTGAGGGGTCTCTCAAGGCAGAGGGATATGTTCTAAGTGCTATATTCTGAAGCAAAACTCTTTCGTGACTTCAGAGACCAAAAGTGACTCGAGAGGAAGGAGCCTCTTAGacttcagaaaggaaagaagacttTTCCAggatttttctccatttcctttttcctctgtaGTCATTAGTCATTACCGTGCATTTCTTCCATTAACTGAGTTTCAGAGAGGATAAAGATCCAGGGATTGCTGCCTACTTGGTGGCAGCGTTGGTGATGGAAAAGTCAAAAGCAGATACCATCATGCTAGAATGTGAAGTTCCCCTCCTGCCTGGCATGCCATGATTCACtgtctctttccatttttccccaaaGCTGATGGTTCCTGGGAAGGAAGGTGGGGTACCCCTTGCTCCCAACCAGCCTGTCCATGGTACCCAGGCTGACCAGGAGAGACTGGCAACCTGCACCCCTTCTGACAGAACCCACTGTGCTGCCACACCCTCCAGTAGGTGAGTTCACATTTTGGCTCTGTCTCTGGTAAGGCTGGCCAGGGGCCTGGGCTCCCTGACACACGTGCTTATTTAGAATTAGTAAAGAGTAACTTTCAGCATTGGCTGGGACATGGCATTTGAGCCCAAAGCATGGACTcctagctgggagtggtggctcacacctataatcccagcactttgggaggccaaggtgggaggattgcctgaggccaggattttgagattaacctggccaatatagtgagactctgtctctcaaaaaaatttatttttccttttttttttttttttttttttttggagacagagtctcactctgttgcctaggctgaagtgcagtggtacaatcatggcttattgcaacctccacctcctgagttcaagtgatttttgtgcctcagcttcctgagtagttgggattacgggcgcgtgccaccacacctggctaatttttgtatttttagtagagatggggggtctcgtcatattacctaggctggtctcgaactcctggcttccagtgatcctcccgccttgacttcccaaagtgcggggattacaggcgtgagccaccacgcacagcctcaaaaatattttttttaaatgaaagagaaaaagtgtAGACTCCTTGAAGTTCCCTGGTAAGAATCTGATATATCTGCTGGGATGTCAGGAAGCTGGCGTGGAACTTCAGTACCAACGGGAAACAGCAGGAGCTCGGTTCTTGTCACCCTTATCCAGTAAAGGGGTTGTCAGATGTTTTTCTCTTACCCCAAGATTTATATCCTTGGAGTCAGTCCTTAGTGTTTCCCAAGGACCAGAACAGGGTGTTGACCATGGCCCTGAAGTCTGGGCCACAGTATGTCTGTGTTATAGTTGGGATTGATCTCCTTTTTCTGCTGTGTCAGAGCCTCATGGAGAGCCTTTGGAACAActgttttcctcatttaaaaaaatgtaaatctttgtcttttctgattaCCGAAGTGATACATTCTGTAAAACTCAAATCCTAAAGACATTAGATAGGAAGTGAACGTTCTCATATTTCCACCCTGCAGAAGTCACCACTGTTACCTGCTTATTTAAAGACTGAAAGAAACTTTCAGAACGGTTAAGTGATTGGCCTGAGCTCAGTTAGCTCACAGGGCACAAGGGCGAGCAGAttctctgactccagagccccaCCCCTTCTTTCCACGATGCTTTCACTCTCCCTGGGGAGCCATGGGCTGTTTTGACCTGCCCTACCCTCCCTTGATTTTGAAGGCCCCAGAGATACTGAGATTACTTTGCCCCCTCACATTCTAAATGAACTTTCTCCTGATAGaaattcctgatttttttttttcattcccacGGTAAAGTGGGAAGGAGTCATTTAGgaaggtttttgtgtgtgtgtgtgccatccatcaggaaaaataatttatgtcatTCCTGGCTTCTCAAACTTCCatcctctcccttttctccctctgttAGATGATTAAAGGCATTTTACACTCTAGTTTTCTGAGCCTTGACTCTTGGGACATATCCAGGAGTAGCTAAAGACAGAGGCCCCTGTGTGGAAATTCTTAAATGGAGGTCATAAGAGCTCAAAAGCCTTTGCATAGTACAGGTCCTCCCTGCTGGCTGGAGTCCAGGGGCCACTTGACTGCACAATCCTCCTGCCCACCTTGAATCCCCGTTTTTGGCCAGAGGACTTTTCCTAACCCTTGCTGCTTGCAGGGCTGTGACTGCTGGTTTGGCAGCCACAGCCATGGGCCCCCACTGCTGCTGCTTAGGGCCCCCTGTGCAGGACTCAGCTTCAGTCTGaaaggctggggaaggagggagtgggAACAGCCAAATTAAATATGTCATTCAAAGACCTTTAGTTGAGGGAGGGATGATTGGGGGCgaggagaggggaggaaacaTGGCAGGGAGCCTAGAGAACCTTAGCCCAGGCAATTTGTCAAGGGTGAAGAGATCTCTGGCAGGCTAAGGAATCAAATTTGGaactaaagaagaagaaaagctagAAATTTTAGTAGTTCCAGGAAGTGCAGCCCTCTACAATCAACTCAAAAGGCAGGGCAATAGTGGCATCAGCCAGACCACATAATGCCATCTCCCATTGATGGGCCAGTGGGGACCAACTCCTGCCCTAGGCCACAGCCCCACCAGATGGTGTATTTATAGTGAACTAAGTCGTCCTGCTGTGGTTTGAGAACGAGTACTAACTTCACCTTTCTCCTCCAGTGAGGATACTGAAACCGTATCAAACAGCAGTGAGGGACGGGCCTCCCCTCACGATGTCTTGGAGACCATCTTTGTCCGAAAAGTGGGGGCTTTTGTCAACAAACCCATTAACCAGGTGATTTTTCTGCCACTGCCACCTGTGAGAATGTCTGAGTTCTTAGAGTAAGGCCCCACAGGCAGTTTTCTTAACCTgagatattaatatatatgaaactACTGAACTGGCATGCaaaactgtatgtgtgtgtaaatttttctgtgaagaggATTAATAACCTGTGCTACCCCTCCAGAATAAGTTAAgaactattgtcctgtgaccttTTAAAGCCTCCTACAAGAAAGGGAGACTAGACCTAGATACCATTTAGTACAAAAACACTACACTGTGTCATTGCCTCGGCCTTATTTGAATTGAACTAGGAGGTTCCTCCTCAGCGGGGCCAGTGAAGCACATTATTACTGCATTACTGTGGATCAGGCTTCCAAAGCTGAATTCCCAGGGTCCTCAGGACCCCAACCCTTGTTTATGCTGTGGGTGTATGTGATGGGGGACAGGGAGGTGAGCGAGCTTGGAGAGCCTCTAACAAGGCAGGAGCCTAAGGGGCAGCATGGTCAGCATAGCTGTGTGAACTTGCTGGACCTCTAGGCTTCTGGCAACCAGGAAGGAAGCATGAACACTGCAGGAGGGGCAGGCATGAATGCTTTTCTCCTGTGTCTCTTCAGGTGACCCTGACGAGTTTGGATATACCCTTTGCCATGTTTGCTCCCAAGAATTTGGAGCTGGAGGATACCGATCCAATGGTGAGCCCACCGTTGACTACGAGTTCCCAGTAGATGGTGCGCTAGTCATTGTTCTTCCTGAGCCAGAGTCACTAATCCCCCACAGACTATAAACCATGGCCCCTCGGCTTACGGGTTTGTAGCCAGCATTAAGTTCTTCCCAgaattttcagattgtttacaGTAACTTGAATCTGGGTCACAGCATCAGCCCTAATCCTGCCTTGCTATGAAACAGGTGAATCCTCCAGATTCCCCAGAGACTGAATCTCCTCTCCAGGGCAGCCTGCACTCAGATGGCTCCAGCGGGGGCAGCAGTGGCAATACCCATGATGACTTTGTTATGATAGACTTTGTAAGTCGCCGTCACCTTCCTTGACCTTTGCTGTCCCGGGGAACTAGACCTAGAAGCATCTACTGCACTTGATCCAGATTTCCTTCATAGGGATCAGATGTGCTGGTGTAGACAGAAGGGATGGACAGGTGGAGTCTGGTCTGGGGAGACATTTTGGAGGCCGATAAACAACAAGGCATTTTTTGTCATGCCTTTGGTTAAAATTCATAATGAAATTCAACTCTAAATGGAGATTTTCCACTGATACCCACTTAGGTCCTATTCGTGGCTAGGCAAGGAGTTTGAAGGAGTGGGACATAAACTTAACTAGTGGAGAGGAATATTATCACCAGCATTAGAAGTGAACAGTCTGGGAGAGAAAAGTGTAAAGATTTCTCTCCCTAAGATAAGCCTGAAAGAACCTTTTGATAATTGCTAGAAGGAAAGACTTGTTCATAGCTTATCTCCTCTGTGGTTCAAGGCAAGCTAAACTGACTCTGTCTTGTTTTTGAAGAAACCAGCTTTTTCTAAAGATGACATTCTTCCGATGGACCTGGGGACCTTCTATCGGGAGTTTCAGAACCCACCTCAGCTGAGCAGCCTCTCCATAGATATTGGAGCACAGTCCATGGCTGAAGACTTGGTATGGAAACGTCTTCCTCTACCACAGTGCATCCTTATTTGATGGTCATTCCTTTGCCAAAGGCCTAGGAGGCCTACCACCTTCTATCTTCCCTGTAATAGGAAAGAGACATAATTAGAAAATTATCTTTTGATCACTCTTGAGATTGGCATTGTGCCCAGCAGTCATTATCTGGAATTTGCTTGAGCttggttccttctttctctgcacATTCTCAGCATTACTTACATGCTCCTGTTGTTCTGTGCCTGACGTCTTCTCCTTGCAGATGCCACTAGGCCAAGTTGCTCTAACAGCCATTGCATTAGCTATTTAGCTTTCCAGGCAGATGCCAGTGGTACTGGGCAGAGGAGATTGTGAGGTCCTGAGTATCTGTGTTCTTGCTCTTTCCTCAGAGAGCTCACTCCGTCATCTAGCAGTTCTCACACTTGACCAGATGTCCTGATACTGATTATAATGACCCCATCTCTGCTTAGGGCATTTCCTCTTCCTGCCTCTGAGGGGCAGAAGAGTGCCCCGCacaagccacaaactgggtgcCCCATGCCAGGAGATGTCCCTCTTTGAGGTGGAATGATCACCTCCTAAATAGATATTAAGATCCTATGGTAGCTGCCCTGGATTTGCTTTAAGGAGAAAAGCATGCCCAGTAATAACAATACAGtaatagccaggtgcagtggctcacgcctgtaatcccagcactttgggaggccaaggcaggcagatcacaaggtcaggagttcgagaccagcctggccaacatggtgaaaccccgtctctactaaaaatacaaaaattagccaggcatggtggcgggcacctgtaatcccagccactcgggaggcagaggcaggagaatcacttgaacttgggaggtgggggttgcagtgagccaagattggatcactgcactccaacccgggtgacagagtgagactccatctcaaaaaaaaaaaaaaaaagtaataattactaCTACCAAGAccttttgggccaggcacagtggctcacacctgtaatctcagcactttgggaggctgaggaggccttcacttgaactcaggagtttaagaccagcctgagcaacatggtgaaaccctgtctctacaaaaagtacaaaaaattagctgggcgtggtggcatccgtctgtagttccagctgccttgggaggtggaggcaggaggattgcttgcttgagctggggaagtcaatgctggagtgagccatgtttgcgccACTgcctctagcctaggtgacagagtgagaccctgtctcaaaaacaaataaataaataaataaaaatcaaggctTTTTGAGTGCCAGGcatttttctaagtgttttacatgaATCTTCAACAGCCCTAAGAGGTAAGTTTTCTCatcccagtttacagatgagaaaaccaacaATGATTAGCTTGCTCATAGTCACACAGACCCAGGCAAAACAAAGCTTTGCTTGATCTTAGAGGATCTGGTTCCTCAATTTAGCCTTTTAACCACTAAACTCCCTTGCCTATCATGACATGCACTTGGAAGAAAGTGTGGCTCCAATTCTCTCAACTGATGCCACAGCCGTAGCCAGTTCTGAGGCCTCCCTCTCCTTTCAGGAAGCTGCACCCAAACCACCCTCAGCTGTTGGTGTCTCCAGGCCACATTAAAAACTCTGAGGCAAGAGACTCTCCACGCTCCCTTGTGGTCGTGTTTAAACCCCTACTGGCAGGAAATTGTGATGGTGAAACTCTGCAGATGCAGCTTCTGTTCATTTAGTCATCAGTAGAGAcgcatttttattaatagttgATACTCTAGGACAGTTaaacttctcacagttctgttttcctctgcttctgtctttacCATTCTCTCTCAATCTCTAACTCACCCCTTCCTCAGCTGGTATAAAGATAACAgattctggccgggtgcagtggctcatgcctgtaatcccagcactttgggaggccgaggcgggtggatcacaacatcaggagttcaagaccagcctgggcaacatggtgaaaccctgtctctactaaaaatacaaaaaattagctgggcttggtgacggGCGCCTCAGGAGGCTActcaagctactcaggaggctgaggcagagaattgcttgaactcgggaggcggaggttgcagtgagctgagatcacaccacagcactccagcctgggtgacagagcgagactctgtctcaagaaaaaaatttaaaaatacagattcctaggCCTTACCACAGACCTGCTACTGTGTCAGAATGTCAGTAGTATAGTGGGGCCACCTGGTTCACATTCCCCCCAGGGGGTCCCGATGCCCAGCAAAGGGTGTGAAGAAATCTTTTGTAAACTGTTTAATTTGTAGAGCTGTACACTTGGTATTTTATTCTAGTGTCAGTCAGATCTGTGCCAGGGATATTTCATGTTTAATTTCTGAATCATCTTGCTCTTGTGgtccttttctcttttgttaagTGTGTGGCCCACTTGGACTCCCAAGGCCGTTCCATTAATCCTCCAGCCCCTGCAAAGCCCTGATGCATATACCCCTCCCTACCCTGTGCCTACGCAGCTGCCCTGCGTTCTCCCACTTGCTCGGCCCAGCTAGGGCTGAGCTTCGTCTTGCTTGCTGCCTCCCCTCTTCGGGACTGGGCTGGCTGCCTCCTCAAGGCCCTGCCTGAATAAACGGCTCTTCCCTCTCTTTCCGGTACAGGACTCATTACCAGAGAAGCTGGCTGTGCATGAGAAGAATGTCCGCGAGTTTGATGCCTTTGTGGAAACCCTGCAGTAAAAGTATCCTTGAGTCCCAGCAGCACCCCCTTTTTGTGGCCCCAGGGCATAAGCAGCCTCCCATGCATCAGCTGCTCCCACCCCTCATCCTGCTCTGAGCCAGGTGGAAGGGAGGCTGGCTTCTCCCATGGGGACCCAGAAGTCCCTACTCTTGGACCTCCTGGAGACTCCGTGGCGGCAGTCAAGCCCAGTGCCCAGTTGGAGAAGACTCACGTGCTGGCCTTGGAGATGGGAAGAACCTTCGTACGAAAAAGCCCTCAGCAGGGCCATCTGTGTGCCCTGCCCATCACCAACTGCTTCCCAAGGGTGTCATCCTGTTCCTCCTGCTGCcggcctcctgcctgggcctgccTTGCAGCTGGCCCCTTCCCTGCCTGCTGTCACCATCCACTGTTTGACATTCCAGCTGGTGGCCAAGAGATTGGTGTGGAGTcgcagaaagaggaaggagacagtgccaggaggaagaaggaaggagtcCCTTAGCTCTCTTCATTGTCCCCTTTACTTCCTGCtatcttcttctcctcttcttctctctcttgcctctaTGCCTGTATTTCTGGCAATATGACAGGCCTGCCTACCCAAGATCAGAACTCCAAAACCACTCCCACCCCTGAAGGTCGGGAGGGTCTGAGCAGCCCTGGTGGCTGCCTGTGCTCAGGTCCTCAGCTCCATGGGAAATAAAAATGGCACCCTGAATCTCTAGGATTTTGTCACTTGGAGTCACAGCAAAGTTCTCTTCCTCTTGTCCCCCCGTTGCTGCTCCTTGGTTATAGaacatggtaaatatttattactttcagAGAAACCAGATATTTTATAGAGGAAATATGTTTGAGGTGAGTTGTTTTTCACTTGGAGAAGGCGGAGGGCTCTTCCTGGGACGGAGACCTCCTCCTCCGGAGGTTATTGAGAATCCGGGCTGCTGCTTTGAGGATCTTCCCACCATACAGACAGCGAGATCCAAGAAGAGGGCTGGCCGGGGGCAAAGTCACCTCCCAGTGTGGCTGCACTGGAACTGACTAAAGGCTTTACCTTGGATAGTTGCGTATTCCTGGTGAGAGCCTTACATCTCCCACAGTTTCTGCAGAGTGACTGACTCCATTCTGGCAGCCCAGGAAGTCCTGGGTGCTAAATGTGATGGCCACATGTAGTGGTTAGGGGATGTTGTGTGTGTCCCCCAACTGCCTGGGTACTTGTTCCTGATCCCTGGGGCTGTCCTGTGGAGCTTTTCCTCCTGCTTGGGCCTAGCTACCATCTCCCTCTAATCCCAGGTTCTCTACACTGCCCTGGGGTTTACCAGCTGGATTGGCTTCTGGTTGAGAAATCAAAGCTGGGCGTATGATTGACTTAACCCTTCAGGTATTGTTACTTGAATAAGTCAAGTGCCTAGCCTCACCCACCTATGATCTGTCCTTTCCCAGCCTCGCTGGTAGTCCTGGTCAAGGAGATCTAGGTCTACTCCATTCCTCCTGGCCCACCTGGGGCATTCACTGGCAGCAGCTGTGCTTCAGTGGAGCAGGTGGTTCTCAGCTGCTTGTTAGTATACTGCATGTGACACTGTTCCCACATACAAGGCTGACTTCTGAGGATTGGAGCAGGCTCTGGCGGGGACCAGAGCTCTGcgtgctgctgctgccaccaagAAGTGTTAGCAGAAGCAGTAGCAGCCAACTGGCCCTCCTGACTTTGGCCCAGAGCACATGCGTGGCTTGCTGAACCCAGGCTCAGGTTTATCCCCAAGGCCCCAGCTTTGAGAAGGGGGAAGGCCCCTGGTAAGTTATTGATGCCCCCATATTTCAGCTACTGCTCTCTTTCCAAGGCCTTGCATGGAAAGGCCTAGCCATTGTCTGAGGCAGCAATCTTTGGCATCTACAGGTGGCAGCAGCCTTTCACCAGGGCTCCATCTGTGAAGAGTCTCAGCCATGACTTTGAGCTGAGCTTGGGAGAAGTAAAGCAACTGTTAAGGCCAGCCCTTGCCCCTCAGACCTGCCATGAAAGGAATGAGCCCTAGACTGACTCCTGCAGCACCCCCGGGACAGGCTGGGACCAGCTGTTTGTCTCCAGGTGTCagagtccctcctcctcctccaacctCTCCAACCTACTTTGTTTGGAAATACCGAGCTACACTTCAAAATGTATTCAAGGGATTtccaataaatttttttctgtactttacAGCCTCCTGTCCTGTAGGTTGTCTGAAGACCTCGTaaccccttccccacccctgccccagtgCAGGTCTGGGAAAGGGGAGAGTGGTGCGTTGTGAAGCGCAGAAAGACCTCAAGTGTCTGGGCAAGCCTGTTTTGAGTCGGGTGTGGCCTCTTAGGGGCTGTATACCCTGGGGTTTCCTGGGTCAGGAAACTTCTTAGTATTTCTCTTTCCCTGGTCCCCTATCAGGGGCTTGAATTTGAATATTCAGTTGGAGAATGCATTTAAAATACACCCATAGTAAAATCTCCATAAAATGCAGGCCACCGTTATCAGCTCTTTATTGCTCTTACATAACAACTCACCCTGGAGGGAAAAACAACAGTGCAAGGCAGGGAGTGCAGGGCTCCCCAAGCCATCTGGGGGATTTGTGGCTGAGCAAGCAGAAGAGAAGTAGCAGGAAGTTAAAGGTCCATGCAAGTTTGTTAGCTGCCTTGATCTGACTGGCGGTGCTTGAGCAGCCAGGAAGAGTAGAAGAGCCCCGGGGTATGCGTCCTGTCTGgctcctggggcctggggctgcAGGCCTCTCAACCCGGCCAGGGCCAGCCCCGCCTCCTAATTCTCCTAGTTTGTGACCATAGTTAGGGGAGGGAGCTGATTGGTGGAGACAACATCCCGGAGGTAGGGATGGTTCTAGAGGCAAAAGAGAACTGACAGAACTGGACAGCTGCTGTCTGGGTTGCTTCCCCACCCGCCTTCAGGCTGAAGCTAGGCCCAGGATTAAAAGGGCTGGTTAGAAAAGTCCAAATCCAGCCTATTCCTGGAGCCAGGAGCTCCTGATTATTAGTAAACCAGGTGACACTGATCATGTGGCCAGCCAGGACAGTTGCCCAATACCTGAGTCAGAAGTGACGAAAAGGCTGTTCTGGTGTTCCCCCTTCAATCAGGAACCCCCAATAACAAAGTTTTCAGTTGCCCCATGCCCAGCAATGGTGTCCTACCTCTTTAAAGCATCTCCCTACACTCTACCCCTGGAGGCCATCGTTGTTAAGGCCTTGGTAAATTGGCATTTGAGTCACTCAGCAGAGGCCCTGCCAGGAGCCCAACCCAAGTAAACAGTTTCCTCGCTCCTGTTTCCCTGGGTCACTGCCTCTCTATTCCAGCCACTCAGCTCTAGCTGAGCAGATCCAGAGAGAGAGGAGGCCCCCAGTGCCTGGAGGAAGGCCACCATTGTGGAATGGGACTTGCTTCTTGGGGCTGAGGCCCAATGTTTGTAATCACCATCTGTAACCACAGCCTGATCCTGCAGCTCTGGCCCTGCTCCCCCAGCCCGGACAAGCAAGGAGGAGAAAAACCAGGCCCAACTGGGGCCGCTATAGCCTCCTGATTGCCATTAGCAAGCAAGCAGCAGACACCTGGAACCTGACCACTATGGGAGGTGAAATTCTGGCCTACCTTCTCACCAACaaacctgtcaaaaaaaaatgcGGTAAATAATCATCTTAACttttaaagcaaagcaaaacttGCTTAAGAGAGGATAGGAGAACTGGATCTGTCACAGCCTCCGTGTGGGCCTGGCAGGTGGAAATGGCCTGGCCTCAGGCTGAGGGGTGGGCAGGAAGGGAGGACTCGGGCTGAGGGACCCTCTCCCAGCTGCTGTTGCATGAGGCTGGGGCTATCACACCATTCACCCATGACCACTGCACACTCGCGGTGTTAGATAcggtctacatttttttttttttttttttgaggtggggtcttgttctgtcacccaggctggagtgcagtggtgcagtcacggctcactgcaaccttgacctccagggctcaagcaatcctcccacctcagccgcctcagtagctggaaccacaggcatgtgccatcatgctcggctaatatttttttttattttatttttggtagacaggatcttactatgtGAGATCTAActatgtccaggctggtctcgaactcctgggctcaagcaatcctcctgtctctgcctcccaaagtggtgggattacaggtgtgagccacgtgcCTGGGGTGTCTGCATTATTTCTGATCCTCAAAGGAACCGTCTTCTGATGAAGCAGCAGCCACAGGGGTGGTGAGCCAGTGATGATGACTGTTAGCGGTGAGAGCTGGCACGTGAGGGAACGAGGACTCAAACTCTCGTGTGACTCCAGATCCCACACCATTGTCCATCACAGTCCACACCACTTTTCTTCCCCCTGCTTGCCTTAGATAAATCTAAGATCCCTTCAAACTTCCGGTACCTTCCAGTTGGGAAACAGGAGAGGCCCTGGTCATAGGATGCAGCACATGGTGGCCTGC from Homo sapiens chromosome 11, GRCh38.p14 Primary Assembly encodes:
- the ATG13 gene encoding autophagy-related protein 13 isoform j (isoform j is encoded by transcript variant 51), which gives rise to MSTRQFERTPPIMGIIIDHFVDRPYPSSSPMHPCNYRTAGEDTGVIYPSVEDSQEVCTTSFSTSPPSQLMVPGKEGGVPLAPNQPVHGTQADQERLATCTPSDRTHCAATPSSSEDTETVSNSSEGRASPHDVLETIFVRKVGAFVNKPINQVTLTSLDIPFAMFAPKNLELEDTDPMVNPPDSPETESPLQGSLHSDGSSGGSSGNTHDDFVMIDFKPAFSKDDILPMDLGTFYREFQNPPQLSSLSIDIGAQSMAEDLDSLPEKLAVHEKNVREFDAFVETLQ